From Pseudanabaena sp. PCC 6802, one genomic window encodes:
- a CDS encoding pentapeptide repeat-containing protein — protein sequence MAEISSQELIEMLKAGRDLEGLDLSWIDLHEIDLQGVNLRNVNLEGADLFNANLANANLAGANLYGAYLFGANLQNADLSHANLTRADLEQANLAGANLTGTVTIGANLQGASL from the coding sequence ATGGCAGAGATTTCCAGTCAAGAATTAATCGAAATGTTGAAGGCAGGTCGGGATCTAGAAGGTCTCGATCTGTCCTGGATCGATTTGCACGAGATCGACCTCCAGGGGGTTAATTTGCGTAATGTTAATTTAGAGGGCGCAGATTTATTTAACGCTAATCTGGCAAATGCAAACTTAGCAGGTGCCAATCTCTATGGCGCGTATCTATTTGGCGCTAATTTGCAAAATGCCGATCTCAGCCACGCCAATCTAACACGGGCAGATCTAGAGCAAGCTAACCTAGCGGGAGCCAATTTAACAGGAACGGTCACGATCGGCGCTAACTTGCAAGGAGCCAGTCTTTGA